The Paenibacillus sp. BIC5C1 DNA segment GTAAGGCGCATCTTCAATAACACGAATTTCGGCCCGAAGATCCTTCGTAGTCAATGCTACTTCGTTCTCCGGTTGCTTGAACATGTACTCATTGCCGATATCACCGACATTTTCATACACGCCAAGATCTTTATACGTCCGGCCTGTCCGTTTATCCGTGAGTGCAAAAGACCCGTTGTCTGCAATAGTTACGTTAAAATATTCATTTTCCATGCCACGTTCACCACGCAGCAGTGTATTTGAATCACTCGCAGCATGGCTGTCCATGCGAACCAAGGCATACGTCTTCAGGCCAAGTGCAGGCACATTCTCTGCTTCAAAGGTGATTCTCACCCGACGACAGCTATATGGCTGACGGAATCGATCATCCGGCAGATCATAGCCGAATTGCAGACCCAGATCTTCTACCGTACACGGCACCGAGTTGCCTTCTTCATCCACCAATATCCGACCTGACAGGTCGATGGCGTTCATTTTGGCTGCCATATCTTCCAATGAGAAGCCTTCACGGAAGTACAGACGGGCCGAATCCAGTTCAATCTGAACCACACCGCTGCGCTCCCATCCCGATGTGTTAAACACAACCACAGGCCGCGCTTCTTCACCATATCGTTCAAATGTTGAAGTATCCACAGCTGCAGCGATTTGGCTGGTGCTATCCTCAATCAGGGCCTCAGCGACATGACGGCTCTTATCAAAACGGGTGACCATCTCGCGATGTACCTCGTCAACGCTACAGCCACAGATACTGTCATGCGGATGATTCTGCATCAACGTTTTCCAGGCATAGGTAAACTGATCATGCGGATATGGATGACCTAGCAGATGCGCGTACGAAGCCAGTGGCTCAGCCACTTTTTCCAACATGGCTTGGCCAAGTTGGTTCATCTGTTTCAGATAAACGCGTGCCGAAGCCGTGTTCACCAAAGTGCCCCAGCCATCGGTACGCTGGCTGCGCAGCTCTCCTTTTACAACAGACAGCTCCTGAACCGCAGATGCTTTCAACGCTGACAGATAGTCCGGGAAGTTGGAGTGAACAAACTCGATATCGGGATACAATTGTTCAGCCATACGGATGGCTTCAGGCAGATCCTTCTGAATCGGTTGGTGATCACATCCGTTCATGTACAGCAATTCATTGGTCGATGCATATTTCTCCGCGTCAGCCAGCTTGGTTTCCCAGAACTTACGAGCTGAAGCTTCATCCACAGGAACTTCATTCCCGTTAGAGTACCAGTTGGCAAATAAAACACCAAGCACTTTAGATCCATCTGGCCCTTCCCACATCAGCTCTGAGAAACTGGATTCATATCCATCGTCAGACACCATGTTGTTGAAGCCCGTTGGTTTCACGCCTCGCCCAAAAAAGACATTATCGATGCCCGATTGCAGCATAAGCTGCGGTGTCTGACCCACAAGTCCGAACGTATCTGGGAAGTATCCGATCTTTGAAGGTGTTCCATAACGTTTGGCATCCCGATGTCCAACCTGCATATTACGTACGTTCGCTTCACCACTGGTCAGGAAAGCATCCTGCAAAATATACCAAGGCCCTATGACAATACGGCCATCGCGAATATGCTTCTCCAATCGTTCCTTCTGCTCAGGTCTAACCTGAAGATAGTCATCGATGATGATCGTCTGGCCGTCCAGGTAAAAGCTTTTAAAATCCGGCCCTTGATCGAGCTGATCCAGCAAGGCATCCACCAGTTGCACCAATCGCATATGATGCTTCTCATACGGCAAATACCATTCCCGATCCCAGTGCGTGTGAGAAATAATATGCGCTCTTTTCGATTTGCTTGTTGGTTTGGTCATTGTATTATTCCCCCTCTACCTCTTGTTGTACAATCTCTACTTCATCCGGACGATATACGGCTTGCAGCTGTCCGGCAACATCTGTGGCAAACAGCACCGAGCGATTTTTCTCCAACAGGAACGTATACAGGACTCCCGTACGTGTATCTCTGACTTTCACCTCATGATTCAAAGCAAACTCCGATACAAATACGTACAGATTCCCTTTCGGGAAGCTCAGCTTCCGGCCATAAATCCCTGCCAAATCTCCGCCGGATATCCATTCCAGTTCATTTTCAATACCAGCCACTTCTGACGCATATCGATACAGGTCAGCCAGCGGCTCATCCCGGCCGTTCAGCTCCAGCGGTAGCGGGCTCCAGATCAACTTGCCTTTGCCTAACGGCAGTACTACTACTTCATCAGGTGTATGATTCTCCGCATGAAGCAACGTTTCCTTCGCCACCTCGGCAATCCGACGACGACCATAAGTGACGCGGTGACTCACTCCGTTAATATTCAGCATTTCTTCTCGCTGTACGTTGCCCAGACTGCGCTGGCCGACAAGATGATCTGCCCGATCACTTCTCTTCCAATAAGCATCCAACCCGAGTGGTCCAGTGATAAGCAGCGTAGCTCCCTCATTCTCCGCGAAGTTCATCAGCTCGCTTAACGCATCGCTGTCCATGTTGTGCGGACTCGGAACCATGATCAGCTTCGGAGGCTGCTGCTTCAATGCCTCCAGATGATACTCGGATACCGCCCGGAATGGCTGCTTCAGCTCATATGCCATCACACGGGTCAATTTTGTGGTTGCATCGTAAGCCAAAGAACGGTTCGAGAAATCGTTGGAATACGGGAAGACCACTGCAATGTCCTCCAGCTCGCGATCGGTAAACAAGTCTCGAATCTGCTCCATGAATCGGCCAAAATCGTAAGACACATCGGCTTCAGGTTTTTCCGTACCATCCGCTCTCAGCGCTCCAATATGAGATTCATTGGCATTATCCATATAGAAGTTGGTATTCCAGATCCATTGCACAGCTCCGGCTCCACCTGTTGAGAAGGCATAGGCGTATTTGCGCTCCAGAATGCTATGAAGCTCTTCCTCTGTACGTTTGGCCCGTCCATCCGGGGTTTCCACATACATGATGCCTGTCTCCTGAATGAGATTGGGTTTATGTGGTGTTTTGGCGAAAATGCCGTCCCAGATCAGGTCATCGTTGAGCCACCAGGAATGCACGGTTGTATAATCCACTTCCCGCTCATAGAAGAACGGTGAAGGACGCTGTGCTCCCAGAGCTTCATCCTGCCCCACGGTAACCAGATGGTGGGGAACAAGATCCTTGATCGTGCCTACAAGCTCTCTCGCCCAAACATTATGCATCTCCATCGAGAAGAGACAGTAATCGAGCCAGCGTGTTCCCTTTTTAGCCTTATGCAT contains these protein-coding regions:
- a CDS encoding alpha-mannosidase, yielding MTKPTSKSKRAHIISHTHWDREWYLPYEKHHMRLVQLVDALLDQLDQGPDFKSFYLDGQTIIIDDYLQVRPEQKERLEKHIRDGRIVIGPWYILQDAFLTSGEANVRNMQVGHRDAKRYGTPSKIGYFPDTFGLVGQTPQLMLQSGIDNVFFGRGVKPTGFNNMVSDDGYESSFSELMWEGPDGSKVLGVLFANWYSNGNEVPVDEASARKFWETKLADAEKYASTNELLYMNGCDHQPIQKDLPEAIRMAEQLYPDIEFVHSNFPDYLSALKASAVQELSVVKGELRSQRTDGWGTLVNTASARVYLKQMNQLGQAMLEKVAEPLASYAHLLGHPYPHDQFTYAWKTLMQNHPHDSICGCSVDEVHREMVTRFDKSRHVAEALIEDSTSQIAAAVDTSTFERYGEEARPVVVFNTSGWERSGVVQIELDSARLYFREGFSLEDMAAKMNAIDLSGRILVDEEGNSVPCTVEDLGLQFGYDLPDDRFRQPYSCRRVRITFEAENVPALGLKTYALVRMDSHAASDSNTLLRGERGMENEYFNVTIADNGSFALTDKRTGRTYKDLGVYENVGDIGNEYMFKQPENEVALTTKDLRAEIRVIEDAPYRASYEIVHHWEIPESADETLDREQRELIYYPHRKAQRSKQMVTLNIRTIVSLSRTGKGIKLETTFNNQAKDHRVRALFPTDLTAAVHHVDSMFEIATRDNTPAPEWQNPSNTQHQQSFVDVSEDQAGLVVANLGLNEYEVLEDGRNTIAVTLLRAVGELGDWGLFPTPEAQCLGEHSFQLEIIPHDGNGATSGAYIEAYQFQIPWTLAQTNVHPGFLTPSNSPFEWQGDGLAFSSLKVNEDSGDLMLRWYNMGSNTTGLKFAASESIPQALEDAYQSNILEEETGKLNASMINESSTALTSKEWALQAGPCEIVTVGLRR